The following are encoded in a window of Oncorhynchus mykiss isolate Arlee chromosome 31, USDA_OmykA_1.1, whole genome shotgun sequence genomic DNA:
- the LOC118945994 gene encoding proline-rich protein 2-like: protein MSSGAPTQRTPLTQGSPALQRPTQRTPLNQGSPALQRPTQRTPLTQGSPALQRPNPTHPTHPGVPRPAAPPPNAPHSPRGPPPCSAPIQRTPLTQGSPALQRPNPTHPTHPGVPRPAAPQPNAPHSPRGPPPCSAPTQRTPLSQGYPALQRPNPTHPTHPGVPRPAAPQPNAPHSARGPPPCSAPTQRTPLSQGSPALQRPNPTHPTQPGVPCPAAPPPNAPYSALGS from the exons atgtcttcggg CGCCCCCACCCAACGCACCCCACTCACCCAGGGGTCTCCCGCCCTGCAGCGCCCAACCCAACGCACCCCACTCAACCAGGGGTCCCCCGCCCTGCAGCGCCCAACCCAACGCACCCCACTCACCCAGGGGTCCCCCGCCCTGCAGCGCCCCAACCCAACGCACCCCACTCACCCAGGGGTCCCCCGCCCTGCAGCGCCCCCACCCAACGCACCCCACTCACCCAGGGGTCCCCCGCCCTGCAGCGCCCCCATCCAACGCACCCCACTCACCCAGGGGTCCCCCGCCCTGCAGCGCCCCAACCCAACGCACCCCACTCACCCAGGGGTCCCCCGCCCTGCAGCGCCCCAACCCAACGCACCCCACTCACCCAGGGGTCCCCCGCCCTGCAGCGCCCCAACCCAACGCACCCCACTCAGCCAGGGGTACCCTGCCCTGCAGCGCCCCAACCCAACGCACCCCACTCACCCAGGGGTCCCCCGCCCTGCAGCGCCCCAACCCAACGCACCCCACTCAGCCAGGGGTCCCCCGCCCTGCAGCGCCCCAACCCAACGCACCCCACTCAGCCAGGGGTCCCCCGCCCTGCAGCGCCCCAACCCAACGCACCCCACTCAGCCAGGGGTCCCCTGCCCTGCAGCGCCCCCACCCAACGCACCCtactcagctttaggatcttag